The following are encoded in a window of Brevibacillus ruminantium genomic DNA:
- the mutL gene encoding DNA mismatch repair endonuclease MutL, giving the protein MGKIHVLEEHLTNMIAAGEVVERPASVVKELVENAIDAGASSVEIHVEEGGLSLIRVVDNGQGMDEEDCRLAFERHATSKIRQTRDLFRIRTLGFRGEALPSIAAVSRVELTSTQSSGQVGTRLTIEGGAIKGVSEIATVKGTEIAVRDLFFNTPARLKYMKSISTEIGHISDYVNRLALTYPAVSFTLTHNSKTLLQTSGDGKLLHVMAAIYGVQVAKLLLPIEGETLDFRWSGFISKTEVTRANRSYLSTLVNGRYVRHYGLHNAIMRGYHTLLPIGRYPIVTLQIEMDPTLLDVNVHPAKLEVRFSKEDELCTAIEACVKNTLLQGLDIVRPMAAERKARVIEQVVQPQFDLTWSKPGVQDRSGPEVSIPSAGAGVRLANLPGQIREAREARDDMRYTLSSTSTQPFLSEGKKGQPLPVRTDLYPGVMETKRADQEDDNQAATDSAYEKNPEIRGREEAAEPNACTEPDRKQPDQAKTPYIPLIQDDVMGKTDSETKESVPPLYPVGQVHGTYIVAQNENGMYLIDQHAAQERIFYEHFMQKLAEEGVASQMLLFPHTIELTAQEALKLEKRLPLLHTFGLEIESFGSKTYIVRAHPHWFPEGSEIEVIEELVQFVLESGESAQADIRAMREKAAILMACKASIKANRFLTHAEMESLLNQLRDSSSPFTCPHGRPIIIHFTSYDLEKMFKRVM; this is encoded by the coding sequence ATGGGGAAAATCCATGTGCTGGAAGAGCACCTGACCAATATGATCGCTGCCGGAGAAGTAGTGGAGCGGCCAGCTTCGGTTGTCAAAGAACTGGTGGAAAATGCTATTGATGCAGGAGCAAGCTCTGTCGAAATACATGTGGAAGAGGGAGGGCTCTCCCTGATTCGCGTGGTTGACAACGGACAAGGCATGGATGAGGAAGATTGTCGCCTCGCTTTTGAACGGCACGCAACCAGCAAGATCCGGCAGACACGGGATTTGTTCCGCATCCGAACGCTGGGCTTTCGCGGGGAGGCCTTGCCCAGTATTGCCGCAGTTTCTCGGGTTGAACTGACCAGCACACAGTCAAGCGGGCAGGTCGGCACCCGGCTGACCATTGAAGGGGGGGCGATCAAGGGCGTCAGTGAAATTGCGACGGTGAAGGGGACAGAAATCGCAGTCCGCGACCTCTTTTTCAACACGCCCGCGCGGCTCAAATACATGAAATCCATTTCTACGGAAATCGGACATATCTCTGACTACGTCAATCGACTGGCTCTAACCTACCCTGCCGTGTCGTTTACGTTGACGCACAACAGCAAAACGCTGCTGCAAACGAGCGGTGACGGGAAGCTGTTGCATGTGATGGCAGCCATATACGGGGTGCAGGTGGCAAAGCTGCTCTTGCCAATTGAAGGAGAGACGCTGGATTTTCGCTGGAGCGGGTTTATTTCCAAGACAGAGGTTACCCGTGCCAATCGTTCATATCTCTCAACATTGGTAAATGGCCGTTATGTTCGTCATTATGGTTTGCATAATGCGATTATGCGCGGTTACCACACGCTGCTGCCCATCGGACGATATCCGATCGTCACACTGCAGATCGAGATGGACCCGACACTGCTCGATGTCAACGTTCACCCAGCCAAGCTGGAGGTGCGTTTCAGCAAAGAAGACGAGCTGTGTACAGCGATTGAAGCATGTGTCAAAAACACCCTGCTCCAGGGACTTGATATCGTCCGTCCGATGGCCGCAGAACGAAAGGCACGGGTAATTGAACAGGTTGTACAGCCCCAGTTCGATTTGACCTGGTCAAAGCCAGGAGTGCAGGACAGATCAGGACCGGAAGTATCGATTCCGTCTGCGGGGGCTGGGGTCCGCCTGGCTAACCTGCCGGGGCAAATCCGGGAAGCGCGTGAAGCAAGAGATGATATGCGCTATACCCTGTCCAGTACGAGCACACAGCCGTTTCTGTCGGAAGGAAAAAAGGGACAGCCCCTGCCCGTACGAACGGATCTTTATCCTGGGGTCATGGAAACAAAAAGAGCCGATCAGGAGGATGACAACCAGGCAGCAACGGACAGTGCCTATGAGAAGAATCCGGAAATCAGGGGAAGAGAAGAGGCTGCCGAACCCAATGCGTGTACAGAACCGGATCGAAAACAACCGGATCAGGCAAAAACTCCGTACATTCCTCTCATTCAGGATGATGTCATGGGTAAAACGGATTCTGAAACGAAGGAAAGTGTACCCCCTCTTTACCCCGTCGGACAGGTACATGGGACCTATATCGTGGCGCAAAATGAAAATGGGATGTATTTGATTGACCAACATGCCGCACAGGAGCGGATTTTTTACGAACACTTCATGCAGAAATTGGCGGAAGAAGGAGTCGCCAGTCAGATGCTGTTGTTTCCCCATACGATTGAACTGACAGCGCAGGAGGCGTTGAAGCTGGAAAAGCGTTTGCCGCTGTTGCACACCTTTGGACTGGAGATCGAGTCCTTCGGTAGCAAGACCTATATCGTACGGGCACATCCGCACTGGTTCCCGGAGGGGAGCGAGATCGAGGTGATCGAAGAGCTCGTTCAATTCGTACTGGAGAGCGGGGAATCAGCGCAAGCAGATATTCGCGCCATGCGGGAAAAAGCAGCGATCTTGATGGCCTGCAAGGCTTCGATCAAAGCGAATCGCTTTTTGACCCACGCCGAAATGGAAAGTCTGTTAAACCAGCTTCGCGATTCCTCCAGCCCGTTTACTTGTCCGCACGGTCGTCCGATCATCATACATTTCACCAGCTACGATCTGGAAAAAATGTTCAAACGCGTGATGTAA
- a CDS encoding class I SAM-dependent methyltransferase yields the protein MIVTTSLEPSAETVQHAEELSESFRLPLIERRDYSLHELRKKYAQNEILIVSSAGARLEAEGKKPFFFHPNTAAFRIKRLERGDTDTMLAVCQIQPGDQVLDATMGLGADAIILAYGVGAKGRVIGIESERIIGLLVEDGLRHWSTDSAALHDAMQRVEVRVANHFDVLKSMPADSIDVIYFDPMFEETVQSSVGIAGIREWANNHALKEETIAEALRVARRRVVLKEGKAGGLYRQFGFTPYRTRGKQVVYSYKEKGGGE from the coding sequence ATGATTGTCACCACCTCGCTTGAACCAAGTGCGGAAACAGTCCAGCACGCAGAGGAGCTATCCGAGAGCTTCAGGCTCCCTTTGATCGAGCGCAGGGATTACTCGCTCCACGAGCTGCGCAAAAAATATGCACAAAACGAGATCCTTATCGTGTCCTCCGCTGGGGCGAGACTGGAAGCTGAGGGGAAGAAGCCATTCTTTTTTCACCCAAATACAGCAGCCTTTCGTATAAAGCGTTTGGAGCGCGGCGATACTGATACTATGCTTGCCGTTTGCCAAATTCAACCAGGCGATCAAGTGCTGGACGCAACCATGGGTCTGGGTGCAGATGCGATCATTTTGGCTTACGGTGTTGGTGCAAAAGGACGTGTTATCGGGATTGAATCGGAAAGGATTATCGGCCTTTTGGTAGAAGACGGCCTTCGCCACTGGTCCACTGATTCTGCAGCCCTTCATGATGCGATGCAGCGAGTCGAGGTACGTGTGGCAAACCATTTTGATGTGTTGAAAAGCATGCCTGCCGATTCGATTGATGTGATCTACTTTGATCCGATGTTCGAGGAAACGGTACAAAGCTCCGTAGGAATTGCCGGCATCAGGGAATGGGCAAACAACCACGCTCTGAAAGAGGAGACGATTGCGGAGGCACTTCGAGTTGCCAGAAGGCGTGTCGTATTAAAGGAAGGCAAGGCAGGAGGGCTGTATCGACAGTTTGGCTTTACTCCCTATCGAACCAGAGGAAAACAGGTCGTGTACAGCTATAAAGAGAAAGGCGGAGGGGAGTGA
- the mutS gene encoding DNA mismatch repair protein MutS, protein MAQYTPMIQQYLAIKRDYPDTFLFFRLGDFYELFFDDAIQASRELEITLTGREGGGDEKIPMCGVPHHSADNYIAELLKKGYKVAVCEQVEDPKSAKGVVRREVTKVITPGTMMEGKWLSDKENNYLVAVAEENGSFGVAACDMSTGEMYATSLLGRKEAALDEAMQYRPKELILAGWNSELKKDVPTSYIDKSDVDGLAVDGQYGALAKELDPAMRLGVNTLLHYIGATQKRSLAHMRLIKRYDAKQYLQMDGFSRRNLELTETIRDKSKKGSLLWLLDRTETAMGGRMLRRWIERPLVNKTELEARLDAVSHLKADLLLRTDLRTCLDQVYDLERLAGRISYGNANARDLIQLRLSLESVPELKRLLLSTNAPVLSELATGMDECADIVAFLQTALVEDPPVSVREGGLIRSGYDDYLDKLHTASREGKTWIAQLEQSEREATGIRSLKVGYNKVFGYYIEISRANLGNVPAGRYERKQTLANAERFITPELKEKESLILEAEEKLIELEYQLFVQIRNEVARHIPRLQELAERIAAIDVLQSFATVSDERGYVRPELVTSGECIINEGRHPVVEAVLEREKYVANDVEMNQKDRQILLITGPNMAGKSTYMRQVALLVVMAQIGCFVPAKQARLSLVDQIFTRIGAADDLVGGHSTFMVEMLETKHALQKATAQSLILLDEIGRGTSTYDGMALAQAVIEYIQQKIGAKTLFSTHYHELTGLEDALPGVVNVNARCEERAGKLLFLHKIEPGRADKSYGIHVAELAEMPNQVIERAREILSSLETGGHPAHDQQMSLETLWSAPVAAVREEPANLLSPDEERIMVELRELDLNQTTPMDAMLKLFQWKQQLKKG, encoded by the coding sequence ATGGCTCAATATACCCCGATGATTCAACAGTATCTGGCGATCAAGCGAGATTATCCGGATACTTTCTTGTTTTTTCGCTTAGGCGACTTTTACGAACTTTTCTTTGATGATGCGATCCAGGCATCTCGTGAACTGGAAATTACACTGACAGGACGGGAAGGCGGGGGAGATGAGAAAATCCCGATGTGCGGGGTACCTCACCACTCCGCCGATAACTATATCGCCGAATTGCTGAAAAAAGGCTACAAGGTTGCCGTCTGTGAACAGGTTGAAGACCCTAAGTCAGCAAAAGGAGTCGTGCGCCGGGAAGTAACCAAAGTGATTACGCCGGGAACGATGATGGAGGGGAAATGGCTTTCGGACAAGGAAAATAATTACCTTGTAGCCGTGGCGGAAGAGAATGGCAGCTTTGGCGTAGCCGCATGTGACATGAGTACCGGTGAGATGTACGCGACCTCCTTGTTAGGGCGAAAAGAGGCAGCATTGGACGAAGCGATGCAATACCGCCCCAAAGAATTGATACTAGCCGGCTGGAACTCGGAGCTTAAAAAGGATGTCCCTACCAGCTACATCGATAAGTCGGATGTAGATGGGCTGGCTGTGGACGGGCAGTACGGAGCGCTTGCTAAAGAGCTGGACCCTGCCATGCGCTTAGGTGTCAATACCTTGCTTCATTACATCGGGGCTACCCAAAAGCGGAGCCTCGCACATATGCGGTTGATCAAGCGCTATGATGCCAAGCAATATCTGCAGATGGACGGCTTTTCAAGGCGCAATCTGGAGTTGACGGAAACCATCCGAGACAAGTCCAAGAAGGGATCGCTGCTTTGGCTGCTGGATCGCACGGAAACAGCGATGGGCGGGCGGATGCTGCGACGTTGGATCGAGCGCCCCTTGGTCAATAAAACAGAGCTGGAAGCACGATTGGATGCCGTATCTCATCTGAAGGCAGACCTTTTGCTACGCACTGATTTGCGAACATGCCTGGATCAGGTATATGATCTGGAACGTTTGGCAGGCAGGATCTCCTACGGAAATGCAAATGCCCGCGACCTGATTCAGCTTCGCCTCTCACTGGAGAGTGTTCCGGAGTTGAAGCGGCTGTTGCTGAGCACGAATGCCCCAGTTTTAAGCGAGCTTGCAACAGGAATGGACGAATGTGCCGACATCGTCGCTTTTTTACAGACGGCATTGGTCGAAGATCCGCCTGTGTCCGTTCGTGAAGGCGGCTTGATCCGTTCCGGCTATGATGATTATCTGGACAAGCTTCATACCGCAAGCCGGGAAGGGAAGACCTGGATCGCACAGTTAGAGCAATCGGAGCGGGAGGCTACCGGGATTCGTTCGTTGAAGGTGGGCTACAATAAAGTCTTTGGCTATTACATAGAAATTTCCCGGGCGAACCTTGGAAACGTGCCTGCAGGAAGGTATGAGCGCAAACAGACACTGGCAAATGCTGAGCGCTTCATTACGCCAGAACTGAAAGAAAAGGAATCGCTCATCCTCGAAGCAGAAGAAAAGCTGATTGAATTGGAATACCAATTGTTTGTCCAGATTCGAAACGAAGTGGCTCGCCACATCCCTCGTTTGCAGGAACTGGCGGAACGAATTGCAGCGATCGATGTATTGCAGTCGTTTGCCACCGTAAGTGATGAGCGGGGCTATGTTCGCCCGGAATTGGTAACATCGGGCGAGTGCATCATCAACGAAGGCAGACACCCCGTAGTGGAGGCGGTTCTGGAGCGGGAAAAATACGTCGCCAATGATGTGGAAATGAACCAGAAGGATCGCCAGATTTTGCTGATTACCGGTCCCAACATGGCAGGTAAAAGTACCTACATGAGGCAGGTTGCCCTCTTGGTGGTGATGGCGCAAATCGGTTGTTTTGTTCCTGCCAAACAAGCACGCCTGTCCCTGGTCGATCAAATTTTTACCCGAATCGGGGCTGCCGATGATCTCGTAGGAGGCCATTCTACGTTTATGGTCGAAATGCTGGAGACCAAGCACGCTTTGCAAAAAGCGACAGCGCAAAGCTTGATTCTGCTTGACGAGATCGGCCGCGGCACATCAACGTATGACGGGATGGCACTGGCTCAGGCTGTGATCGAGTACATCCAACAAAAAATTGGAGCCAAGACATTGTTTTCTACACACTATCATGAACTAACCGGCTTAGAGGACGCTTTGCCGGGTGTTGTCAATGTCAATGCCCGCTGCGAAGAAAGGGCTGGCAAACTGCTCTTTTTGCATAAAATCGAACCGGGTCGAGCTGACAAAAGCTACGGAATTCACGTGGCGGAGCTTGCCGAGATGCCGAATCAGGTGATCGAAAGAGCCCGTGAAATTTTAAGCAGCCTGGAAACAGGAGGACATCCTGCTCATGATCAGCAAATGTCACTGGAGACACTTTGGTCTGCGCCGGTTGCCGCGGTGCGGGAGGAGCCGGCAAATCTGCTATCTCCCGACGAGGAACGGATCATGGTCGAGCTGCGTGAGCTTGATCTGAACCAGACGACGCCGATGGATGCGATGTTAAAGCTATTTCAATGGAAACAACAGTTGAAAAAAGGGTAG
- the hfq gene encoding RNA chaperone Hfq: MKQSINIQDTFLNHLRKENIAVTIYLVNGFQLRGYIRAFDNFTIVIDSEGKQQLVYKHAISTFTPQRPVSLMSQDQNNQQG, translated from the coding sequence ATGAAACAGTCGATCAACATTCAAGATACGTTCCTGAACCACTTACGGAAGGAAAACATCGCGGTCACCATCTACCTTGTAAATGGTTTTCAATTGCGCGGTTATATCAGAGCATTTGACAATTTTACGATCGTTATTGACAGTGAAGGAAAACAGCAATTGGTATACAAGCATGCCATTTCAACCTTCACTCCGCAGCGCCCTGTGTCGCTTATGTCCCAGGATCAAAACAATCAACAAGGATAA
- the miaA gene encoding tRNA (adenosine(37)-N6)-dimethylallyltransferase MiaA, whose protein sequence is MTVQAKERLVVIVGPTSVGKTELSLQLAEQYQGEIISGDSMQVYRGMDIGTAKATPAELTKVPHHLIDILDPDEEYSVALFQESATRLITEINERGKLPMIVGGTGLYIEAVTHRFQFANAQQDLELRDRLQKLAEIDGVEELHRRLADVDPLTAERLHPNDVKRVIRALEIYQLTGMRMSDYQHRAEYSPYDLLIIGLTMEREKLYERINQRVDLMIEAGLVEEVRRLLDLGYGSAHTSMQGLGYKELIPYLYGEIPLEKAVNDIKQRTRHFAKRQLSWFRRMSEIQWFDVTEPDDRPKVVQTIKQIMAGKFPQLPNI, encoded by the coding sequence GTGACCGTGCAAGCAAAAGAGAGGCTTGTCGTAATCGTCGGCCCTACCTCAGTGGGCAAGACAGAGCTAAGTCTGCAACTGGCTGAGCAGTATCAAGGGGAGATCATTTCCGGGGATTCCATGCAGGTATATCGAGGCATGGATATCGGCACAGCCAAAGCAACACCTGCCGAATTGACCAAAGTTCCCCACCATTTAATCGACATACTTGATCCAGATGAAGAGTATTCGGTGGCCCTTTTCCAGGAATCAGCAACCCGCTTGATCACGGAAATCAACGAACGCGGAAAGCTGCCCATGATCGTAGGGGGAACAGGGCTGTACATAGAGGCAGTAACGCATCGGTTTCAGTTTGCCAATGCGCAGCAGGACCTTGAGCTAAGAGACAGGCTGCAAAAATTGGCCGAAATTGATGGGGTGGAAGAGCTTCATCGACGACTGGCAGATGTAGATCCGCTCACAGCAGAGCGCCTGCATCCCAATGATGTGAAGCGTGTCATTCGGGCCTTGGAGATTTACCAGTTAACCGGGATGAGAATGTCTGATTATCAGCATCGTGCGGAATATTCGCCGTACGACCTTTTGATCATTGGACTGACCATGGAGCGCGAGAAGCTCTATGAACGCATCAATCAGCGCGTTGACTTGATGATCGAGGCTGGTCTGGTAGAGGAGGTGAGGCGTCTACTTGACCTCGGCTACGGTTCAGCTCACACCTCCATGCAGGGACTCGGTTACAAAGAATTGATCCCGTATCTCTACGGGGAGATCCCGTTGGAGAAAGCGGTGAACGACATCAAACAACGGACTCGTCATTTTGCCAAAAGGCAGCTTTCGTGGTTCCGCAGAATGTCCGAGATCCAATGGTTTGACGTAACCGAGCCTGATGACCGGCCAAAGGTCGTGCAAACAATCAAACAGATAATGGCAGGAAAGTTTCCTCAATTGCCGAATATATAA
- a CDS encoding DUF4184 family protein, which produces MPFTFAHPAIVLPFYRVRWLSFSALIFGSMAPDFEYFLRLRPYSTISHTVAGLFLFDLPMVFLLAFLFHFIVKRSLVAHLPAPLDRGLHSLANRPWQLGSFRSFVVFAYSALIGSFSHVAWDAFTHDGAFFVQRISLLQQKVVMAGWEIPVYKLLQHGSTLGGLLLIALFTWAAARRKNSSRLPTDTCEASAILTGYAGSSPHFFPEKLLYWSGVGFCGILTAAGYLWLTQDGNLLLRPLAGVVPFLSGCILGLVLLSLLDQRHWLRKRQAEDKHL; this is translated from the coding sequence ATGCCGTTCACGTTTGCACATCCCGCCATCGTTTTGCCGTTTTATCGCGTACGGTGGCTCTCGTTTTCCGCCTTGATATTTGGCAGCATGGCACCCGACTTTGAATATTTTCTGCGTTTGCGACCATACAGTACCATCAGCCATACGGTCGCAGGGCTGTTTTTGTTTGATTTGCCAATGGTCTTTTTGTTGGCATTTCTTTTTCACTTTATCGTAAAGCGGAGCCTTGTCGCCCATCTGCCGGCACCGTTGGACCGGGGGTTACACAGCCTGGCCAACCGGCCCTGGCAGCTGGGGTCATTCCGCTCCTTTGTGGTCTTTGCCTATTCGGCACTCATCGGCAGTTTCAGCCATGTGGCCTGGGATGCTTTTACGCATGACGGAGCATTTTTCGTCCAACGCATCTCGCTGCTCCAGCAAAAGGTTGTCATGGCTGGATGGGAGATACCCGTGTACAAGCTGTTGCAGCATGGCAGCACACTAGGCGGGCTGTTACTGATTGCTCTGTTTACCTGGGCAGCGGCTCGCAGAAAAAATTCATCCCGCTTGCCAACAGATACATGTGAAGCGTCAGCGATCCTTACAGGGTACGCTGGAAGCTCCCCGCACTTTTTCCCTGAGAAGCTTCTATACTGGTCTGGGGTAGGTTTTTGCGGGATCCTGACAGCCGCAGGCTACTTATGGTTGACCCAGGACGGAAATCTGTTGCTACGTCCGCTGGCTGGTGTGGTCCCCTTTTTGTCTGGCTGCATACTGGGCCTCGTGCTGCTTTCCTTGCTCGATCAGCGGCACTGGCTCAGGAAAAGACAAGCTGAAGATAAGCACCTTTGA